One Cuculus canorus isolate bCucCan1 unplaced genomic scaffold, bCucCan1.pri scaffold_71_arrow_ctg1, whole genome shotgun sequence genomic region harbors:
- the LOC128850783 gene encoding transmembrane and coiled-coil domain-containing protein 4-like isoform X2 yields the protein MLGIPELGTGLQVKMAAEEKWKGWPSKQHSRAERAGGKEPCVLLAQQLGEPGRFAYAALCGISLAWLFPEKEQSSFRTGFIEGFVKWLDLPEAVLPAMTAFASGLGGEGTEMFTQILLKDPFLKENPVVITQDLLSFSLRDGYYDARARVLICHITWLLRIPSEELEALEESLLESLKEQKKEESETAEVSRKKKERRKKLKSYLLIGLATVGGGTVIGLTGGLAAPLVAAGAATIIGSAGAAALASTAGIAVMASLFGAAGAGLTGKGETTHFSATADKVMSANVEPIT from the exons atgttggggattccagaactgggtacagggctccag GTAAAAATGGCCGCAGAGGAGAAGTGGAAAGGCTGGCCTTCGAaacagcacagcagggctgagcgGGCAGGTGGAAAGGAACCATGTGTGCTCCTGGCCCAGCAGCTGGGGGAACCAGGAAGATTTGCTTATGCGGCACTTTGTGGGATATCCCTAGCATGGCTGTTCCCTGAAAAAGAGCAAAG CTCCTTCAGGACAGGATTCATTGAGGGCTTTGTGAAATGGCTTGACCTGCCTGAAGCTGTCTTGCCTGCCATGACAGCATTTGCCAGTGGCTTAGGAGGTGAGGGCACAGAAATGTTCACCCAGATTTTGCTGAAGGATCccttcttgaaagaaaatccaGTTGTCATTACACAG gaccttctctccttctctcttagAGATG GGTACTACGATGCTCGAGCAAGGGTGTTGATCTGCCACATCACCTGGCTGCTGAGAATACCctcagaggagctggaagcccTGGAGGAGTCTCTGCTTGAGAGtctgaaggaacaaaaaaaggaagagtcaGA GACTGCAGAAGtgtcaagaaaaaagaaggaaagacgGAAAAAGCTGAAGAGTTACCTGCTGATCGGTTTGGCCACTGTTGGGGGCGGCACAGTGATCG GCTTGACAGGGGGCTTGGCTGCCCCTCTGGTTGCTGCGGGGGCTGCTACAATTATTGGaagtgctggagcagctgctttaGCTTCAACTGCTGGAATTGCTGTCATGGCATCACTTTTtggagcagctggggctggcCTCACTGGTAAGGGAGAGACCACACATTTCTCTGCTACTGCAGACAAAGTCATGTCTGCAAATGTGGAGCCAATTACTTGA
- the LOC128850783 gene encoding transmembrane and coiled-coil domain-containing protein 4-like isoform X4 codes for MREANDFPPAVLVPHQVKMAAEEKWKGWPSKQHSRAERAGGKEPCVLLAQQLGEPGRFAYAALCGISLAWLFPEKEQSSFRTGFIEGFVKWLDLPEAVLPAMTAFASGLGGEGTEMFTQILLKDPFLKENPVVITQDLLSFSLRDGYYDARARVLICHITWLLRIPSEELEALEESLLESLKEQKKEESETAEVSRKKKERRKKLKSYLLIGLATVGGGTVIGLTGGLAAPLVAAGAATIIGSAGAAALASTAGIAVMASLFGAAGAGLTVFAKEF; via the exons ATGAGAGAGGCAAATGATTTCCCACCAGCTGTACTGGTCCCTCACCAG GTAAAAATGGCCGCAGAGGAGAAGTGGAAAGGCTGGCCTTCGAaacagcacagcagggctgagcgGGCAGGTGGAAAGGAACCATGTGTGCTCCTGGCCCAGCAGCTGGGGGAACCAGGAAGATTTGCTTATGCGGCACTTTGTGGGATATCCCTAGCATGGCTGTTCCCTGAAAAAGAGCAAAG CTCCTTCAGGACAGGATTCATTGAGGGCTTTGTGAAATGGCTTGACCTGCCTGAAGCTGTCTTGCCTGCCATGACAGCATTTGCCAGTGGCTTAGGAGGTGAGGGCACAGAAATGTTCACCCAGATTTTGCTGAAGGATCccttcttgaaagaaaatccaGTTGTCATTACACAG gaccttctctccttctctcttagAGATG GGTACTACGATGCTCGAGCAAGGGTGTTGATCTGCCACATCACCTGGCTGCTGAGAATACCctcagaggagctggaagcccTGGAGGAGTCTCTGCTTGAGAGtctgaaggaacaaaaaaaggaagagtcaGA GACTGCAGAAGtgtcaagaaaaaagaaggaaagacgGAAAAAGCTGAAGAGTTACCTGCTGATCGGTTTGGCCACTGTTGGGGGCGGCACAGTGATCG GCTTGACAGGGGGCTTGGCTGCCCCTCTGGTTGCTGCGGGGGCTGCTACAATTATTGGaagtgctggagcagctgctttaGCTTCAACTGCTGGAATTGCTGTCATGGCATCACTTTTtggagcagctggggctggcCTCACTG TTTTCGCAAAAGAGTTTTGA
- the LOC128850783 gene encoding transmembrane and coiled-coil domain-containing protein 4-like isoform X1: MREANDFPPAVLVPHQVKMAAEEKWKGWPSKQHSRAERAGGKEPCVLLAQQLGEPGRFAYAALCGISLAWLFPEKEQSSFRTGFIEGFVKWLDLPEAVLPAMTAFASGLGGEGTEMFTQILLKDPFLKENPVVITQDLLSFSLRDGYYDARARVLICHITWLLRIPSEELEALEESLLESLKEQKKEESETAEVSRKKKERRKKLKSYLLIGLATVGGGTVIGLTGGLAAPLVAAGAATIIGSAGAAALASTAGIAVMASLFGAAGAGLTGKGETTHFSATADKVMSANVEPIT, encoded by the exons ATGAGAGAGGCAAATGATTTCCCACCAGCTGTACTGGTCCCTCACCAG GTAAAAATGGCCGCAGAGGAGAAGTGGAAAGGCTGGCCTTCGAaacagcacagcagggctgagcgGGCAGGTGGAAAGGAACCATGTGTGCTCCTGGCCCAGCAGCTGGGGGAACCAGGAAGATTTGCTTATGCGGCACTTTGTGGGATATCCCTAGCATGGCTGTTCCCTGAAAAAGAGCAAAG CTCCTTCAGGACAGGATTCATTGAGGGCTTTGTGAAATGGCTTGACCTGCCTGAAGCTGTCTTGCCTGCCATGACAGCATTTGCCAGTGGCTTAGGAGGTGAGGGCACAGAAATGTTCACCCAGATTTTGCTGAAGGATCccttcttgaaagaaaatccaGTTGTCATTACACAG gaccttctctccttctctcttagAGATG GGTACTACGATGCTCGAGCAAGGGTGTTGATCTGCCACATCACCTGGCTGCTGAGAATACCctcagaggagctggaagcccTGGAGGAGTCTCTGCTTGAGAGtctgaaggaacaaaaaaaggaagagtcaGA GACTGCAGAAGtgtcaagaaaaaagaaggaaagacgGAAAAAGCTGAAGAGTTACCTGCTGATCGGTTTGGCCACTGTTGGGGGCGGCACAGTGATCG GCTTGACAGGGGGCTTGGCTGCCCCTCTGGTTGCTGCGGGGGCTGCTACAATTATTGGaagtgctggagcagctgctttaGCTTCAACTGCTGGAATTGCTGTCATGGCATCACTTTTtggagcagctggggctggcCTCACTGGTAAGGGAGAGACCACACATTTCTCTGCTACTGCAGACAAAGTCATGTCTGCAAATGTGGAGCCAATTACTTGA
- the LOC128850783 gene encoding transmembrane and coiled-coil domain-containing protein 4-like isoform X3, which translates to MAAEEKWKGWPSKQHSRAERAGGKEPCVLLAQQLGEPGRFAYAALCGISLAWLFPEKEQSSFRTGFIEGFVKWLDLPEAVLPAMTAFASGLGGEGTEMFTQILLKDPFLKENPVVITQDLLSFSLRDGYYDARARVLICHITWLLRIPSEELEALEESLLESLKEQKKEESETAEVSRKKKERRKKLKSYLLIGLATVGGGTVIGLTGGLAAPLVAAGAATIIGSAGAAALASTAGIAVMASLFGAAGAGLTGKGETTHFSATADKVMSANVEPIT; encoded by the exons ATGGCCGCAGAGGAGAAGTGGAAAGGCTGGCCTTCGAaacagcacagcagggctgagcgGGCAGGTGGAAAGGAACCATGTGTGCTCCTGGCCCAGCAGCTGGGGGAACCAGGAAGATTTGCTTATGCGGCACTTTGTGGGATATCCCTAGCATGGCTGTTCCCTGAAAAAGAGCAAAG CTCCTTCAGGACAGGATTCATTGAGGGCTTTGTGAAATGGCTTGACCTGCCTGAAGCTGTCTTGCCTGCCATGACAGCATTTGCCAGTGGCTTAGGAGGTGAGGGCACAGAAATGTTCACCCAGATTTTGCTGAAGGATCccttcttgaaagaaaatccaGTTGTCATTACACAG gaccttctctccttctctcttagAGATG GGTACTACGATGCTCGAGCAAGGGTGTTGATCTGCCACATCACCTGGCTGCTGAGAATACCctcagaggagctggaagcccTGGAGGAGTCTCTGCTTGAGAGtctgaaggaacaaaaaaaggaagagtcaGA GACTGCAGAAGtgtcaagaaaaaagaaggaaagacgGAAAAAGCTGAAGAGTTACCTGCTGATCGGTTTGGCCACTGTTGGGGGCGGCACAGTGATCG GCTTGACAGGGGGCTTGGCTGCCCCTCTGGTTGCTGCGGGGGCTGCTACAATTATTGGaagtgctggagcagctgctttaGCTTCAACTGCTGGAATTGCTGTCATGGCATCACTTTTtggagcagctggggctggcCTCACTGGTAAGGGAGAGACCACACATTTCTCTGCTACTGCAGACAAAGTCATGTCTGCAAATGTGGAGCCAATTACTTGA